In one Populus nigra chromosome 12, ddPopNigr1.1, whole genome shotgun sequence genomic region, the following are encoded:
- the LOC133669940 gene encoding CBL-interacting serine/threonine-protein kinase 10-like, with amino-acid sequence MENKPSVLTKNYEVGRLLGQGTFAKVYFARSIRTNLSVAIKVIDKEKVLKVGLVNQIKREISVMRLVRHPNIVQLYEVLATKSKIYFVMEYAKGGELFDKVAKGRLKEDVAQKYFQQLINAVDFCHSRGVYHRDIKPENLLLDENENLKISDFGLSALTESKQQDGLLHTTCGTPAYVAPEVINRKGYDGTKADIWSCGVVLFVLLSGYLPFHDSNLMEMYRKIGRAEFKCPNWFPTDARRLLRKILDPNPSTRISMAEIKESSWFRKGLNSKQIKTGTKSKEVAALDWNGSGSSENSSVASEAKQESAKPPSLNAFDIISLSAGFDLSGLFEENYQKREARFTSIQPASVIISKLEDIAKRQKLKVIKKDAGLLKLEGMEEGRKGPLSVDAEIFEVTPNIHFVEVKKSNGDTLEYQKILEEAIRPALNDIVCVWQGEQELQQQQQQQQSN; translated from the coding sequence ATGGAAAATAAACCAAGTGTGTTGACAAAGAACTATGAAGTGGGGAGATTGCTTGGCCAAGGCACCTTTGCCAAGGTTTATTTTGCGAGGAGCATCAGAACGAACCTGAGTGTAGCCATTAAAGTAATTGACAAAGAGAAGGTCTTGAAGGTTGGGCTTGTTAATCAGATCAAGAGAGAAATATCTGTCATGAGACTTGTTAGACACCCTAATATCGTGCAACTTTATGAGGTCTTGGCTACCAAAAGtaagatttattttgtaatgGAATATGCTAAAGGTGGTGAACTCTTTGACAAGGTTGCTAAAGGAAGGTTAAAGGAGGATGTTGCCCAGAAATATTTTCAGCAGCTGATCAATGCAGTTGATTTCTGCCACAGCAGGGGTGTTTATCATCGTGATATAAAGCCAGAGAATCTGTTGTTGGATGAGAATGAGAATCTGAAGATATCTGATTTTGGATTGAGTGCCCTCACTGAATCCAAGCAACAAGATGGACTCCTACACACGACTTGCGGGACACCTGCATATGTTGCTCCTGAAGTGATCAACAGGAAAGGTTATGATGGCACTAAAGCTGATATTTGGTCCTGTGGCGTggttttatttgtgttattgTCTGGTTATCTCCCATTTCATGATTCAAATTTGATGGAGATGTACAGGAAAATTGGCAGAGCAGAGTTCAAATGCCCTAATTGGTTTCCAACTGATGCTCGTAGGTTGTTGCGCAAGATCCTGGATCCAAACCCCAGTACAAGGATCTCCATGGCTGAGATTAAGGAAAGTTCTTGGTTTAGAAAAGGGTTGAActctaaacaaattaaaactggAACAAAAAGCAAGGAGGTAGCTGCTTTGGATTGGAATGGTTCTGGTTCTTCTGAGAATAGCAGTGTGGCTTCTGAGGCAAAGCAAGAGTCAGCCAAACCTCCCAGCTTAAATGCTTTTGACATCATTTCCCTTTCTGCTGGATTTGATCTTTCTGGATTATTCGAGGAAAATTATCAGAAGAGAGAAGCAAGATTTACTTCAATACAACCGGCTTCAGTCATCATCTCTAAACTGGAAGATATTGCTAAGCGTCAAAAGCTGAAGGTGATTAAGAAAGATGCAGGTTTGCTGAAATTGGAAGGAATGGAAGAAGGTAGAAAGGGGCCATTGTCTGTTGATGCTGAGATTTTTGAAGTGACTCCAAATATCCATTTTGTGGAAGTGAAGAAATCTAATGGAGATACGCTAGAATATCAGAAGATATTGGAAGAAGCTATAAGGCCTGCTCTCAACGATATTGTTTGTGTCTGGCAGGGTGAGCAAGAactgcaacagcagcagcagcagcaacaatcaAATTGA